A stretch of DNA from Anaerobacillus isosaccharinicus:
TATAAGGGTCATCAACAATAGGTGTAAAGAAATCTACTGTTTGTATAATAGCAAGATCATCTGTTAATTGATAAACACCAGCATCATCTGATGTTTCATGTCCCACAAGGACATTAGGGTCATATGCACGTTCAGGTAATTGGCACAAAACTTGTGCTAGGTCCTCAGGACCGATTTTACATCCTCAACCACCTTTACCTGTTAATGTAGTTAATTTAATTGGATTGTTTTCCATTCTTTAATGCACCTCCTATAGAATAGTATAAGCGTATTTTTTGATTATTGACAAATAATATCATAAAATGAAAAATAAATGAATTCATTAAAAGGAGAGGTTATTTAATGAGTTATACAATCGAAGTGCAATTTTGTATGCAGTGAAACTATGCACCTAAAGCTGCGAGTTTCGCAGAAGAGATGTTTAACCATTTCAGATCTGAAATTACCAAGCTAGAGCTAATTCCTAGTTCAGGTGGCGCTTTTGAAGTCACAGTTAACGGAATTAAGGTTTATTCGAAACTTGAAACAGGATCCTTCCCTGAGACAGAAGAAATTTTTGAAAAAATGGAGAATTTTTAAGCACTCATGATGAGTGCTTTTTACTTTGATTTCTGTTAAAGAATTTTCAAAAAATTGTATCTTTCCCCTCTTTTTTTCTTGTATAATAGAAATAGACAAGCTTAAAAACATAGAGATTCAAATAGGGGAGGAAATACATTTGAAGAACAAATTGACTAAAGGTCTTGGGATCGGTTTAGGAATTGGTTTATCTATTTATTTAACTGGACTTTATTTGGAGTATAAAGAAAAAGCTGAGCAACTGAAAGAAAGAGAAACTTTCGGTACTGGGCAAGACATGTCATAAAGACAAGGTGATCGGGGCTTTACTCGATCACCTTTATTTTTGCCATATAAAAAAGGTGACCGGGCTAGCCGATCACCTCTTTCCATCTACATGATTAAAACGCTTCTGGGGTCGTATCGATCTGTTTTTTTCTCCGACACCTCATTTCTATGTTCTCGTTTAGAACAATGAGTTAAAGGCTATGCTGTACAAGCGTTATCACCCCTTGAGGTTAGAAAAGCAAATCTTTATTACCCAAACAAATCACTTTTTAGATGGGAGAAACAGTTTCCTGTTCCCTGGTACTATTTTGTGTAGAAGTGGGAATAATATTTATGGAAATTTTTACTTTACAGCTTTGCTTTAGAGATAGTGTTTTGAATTTTTTTTAGGTATAATTGATCACTATAAGAACCTATAGATAGACAATGGGGAGGGACATATGAAACAGTTTTTACGTGAATTACCAGCGATACATATACTGAAATCGGACGAGCACTTTCTTCAATATTGTGAAAGCTTTAATTTAAATGATCACGAGATGACGGATCTTGTTCAAGTTGAAATCGACAAGCTTCGCAAAGATCTGTTGAACGGGGAGTTAGAAGAAACGCCACCGAATAAGGAGACTTTAACACGACTCGTTTTTGAGCGATTATTAAAGAAATTGGAAAAATATGAACCGTTTTACTTAAGAAGAGTGATCAATGGGACAGGAACGATACTGCATACAAATTTAGGACGTGCCAAATTAAGTGACGTTGCTATAGAGCAAGTAATTCAAACAGCGAAGAACTATTCAAACTTAGAGTTTAAAATTGAAGAAGGGAAACGTGGCTCTAGGCATGACATAATTGAAGCCGTCATTCAAAGGATGACCGGTGCCGAAGCGGCTATGGTCGTCAATAATAATGCTGCTGCTGTTTATTTAATCTTACGGGCATTAGCGAAAGATAAAGAGGTCATCGTGTCCCGGGGGCAATTAGTGGAAATAGGTGGTTCGTTTCGAGTTTCGTCCATTATGGAAGAAAGTGGTGCTAAACTTGTTGAAGTAGGGACAACAAATAAGACCCACTTGTATGATTATGAAAATTCGATCAATGAAGAAACGGCGATGATTTTGAAGGTCCATACGAGTAATTTTAAAACTGTTGGTTTTACAGCTTCTGTAGAATCAGATGAATTAGTGGAGTTATCTAACAAACATGATGGAATTATTTTCTATGAAGACCTAGGTAGTGGGGCTTTGTATGATTTTAGGCAGCATGGAATTGGTGATGAGCCCGTCGTTTCTAAAGTAATTGAAATGGGTGTTGATCTAGTTTCATTTAGTGGAGATAAGCTTTTAGGTGGGCCGCAAGCCGGGATTATTGCTGGTAAAAAGGAATTAATTCAAAAGCTAAAGAAACATCAATTAGCACGTGTTTTACGTGTGGATAAGATGACGTTAGCTGCCCTTGAAGGGACTTTAAAGGCTTATGAAAATGGAACGGCTATGAAGGAAATTCCTACGGTGAGAGACATATTAGCTTCTGAACAAGAAATTGAAGCGAGAGCTCAAGCTTTTATCAATCATGTTGAACAGGTATGTACAAGCTACACATGTAAGCTAGTTGATGAGGTTTCACAAATTGGCGGTGGTACAATGCCGACAGAGGAAATTGCTACAAAAGCAGTTGCGATTGTATCGAACGCTCACTCGGTAAATGACATCGCGGAAAAATTAAGGTTAAATAAACCGGCAATTGTTTCAAGGACGAAAGCTGATCATGTAATTTTAGATTTTCGGACAATCACAACAGAAGAAATTCTAATGGTCGTCGAGGCATTGAAAAAAATCGAAGCTAGTAATTAAAAGTAGGGGCTGACATTTTGTCGCCCCTATTTCTTATCTTAGCTTTCGCCGTCTGTTTGCCCAACATGGTTATGTTTCTTCACTTTTTTTGAGCCACTTAGAGGTTCTGGTTGACCTTGGTTATGACCTTTTGGTGAATTTTTACGTTGATCTTTATATGTGTTTTTTTCAGTCATGAAAATACCTCCAATAGAAAATAGTACAAGCGTTATTAGTATTTAATCGGTGAGGGAAATCTATTCATGAACGTAATGAATAGATTTAGCCACAACAATAAAAACTAATATAGCAATACAGCAAAAGAAGGGGGAGTTTGTTTTGCCTTATATTAAAAACAAACAACAAGCATTCCAAGCAGCTCAGCAAGCTTTTGTTCAAGCTGAGGAAGCGACAAGCAGTTTACAGCCTCATGACGAGGATTTTGGTCATCATTTAAAGCAAGCAGAGCGTGAAATTAGGGAAGCTGAGCAAGTGATCCAAAAAGCTCTAATAAATGCCTCTGAACACCAAAGAAATGAATTGCAAAAATTCGAGTCTGGGCTAGAAGAACTGAAAGGTCATTTAAATCAGTATTAATTATAGAAACGGAAAAACTCCACAGTTGCTGTGGAGTTTTCTACATGTTCATTAATCTATTGACGCTTTTTTGTCTTTTTATTGTTTTGTTTTTGTGCTTCAGTTAAAGGCTCATTTGAAAACTCTTCATTATATCCTGTTCCAATACCTTGAGCACTAGCGTCGTTCATTCCTGGTCGAACGTGATTTGCTTTACGTTTTGCCATTATTTTCACCTCCATTTCGCTATGATATATCTTTTCTAAAATAATGATTTAATATGTTTAAAAACTCTTGAAGTAAGATTCCAATATGTGTGAAGTCAAAATCAAACCACATTTGATAAAAATTTGCTATACTTAAAAAGAACATTTTTTTGAACTTTTTTCGAATAAACTATTTAGAGAATTGCGAAAATGTGGTATAAGATAAAGTAGAAGGAGGGTTTTACATATGACAAAGGAAAAAAATCTTTATAATTCACGTTCATCGTTTCAAGTAAACGGAAAAGAGTATAATTTTTACAAGCTGCAAGCAATTGAAGAGGCTGGTGTTGGTAGCGTTACCAAACTTCCTTATTCTATTAAAATTTTACTTGAGTCTGTTTTACGTCAATTTGATGGTTCAGTAATCAAAGAAGAACATGTTGAAAACTTAGCAAAATGGGGAACAAACGAAGTCAAAGATATTGATGTACCTTTCAAGCCTTCTCGTGTTATTTTACAAGACTTTACAGGGGTACCAGCTGTTGTAGATTTAGCCTCTTTACGTAAGGCAATGGCAGATTTAGGTGGAGATCCTAATAAGATTAACCCAGCTATTCCAGTTGATCTAGTAGTTGACCATTCAGTACAAGTAGATGAGTTTGGTTCTAGTGACTCATTAAGCAAAAATATGGATCTTGAATTTGAAAGAAATGAAGAGCGTTACAAGTTCTTAAGCTGGGCGCAAACCTCATTTGATAATTACCGTGCTGTACCACCAGCAACAGGAATTGTTCACCAAGTTAACTTGGAGTACTTAGCAAGCGTTGTTCAAACAGTTGAAAAAGACGGTGTATTAGAAGCATTCCCAGACTCTTTAGTTGGGACAGACTCTCATACGACAATGATTAACGGCCTTGGTATTCTTGGATGGGGTGTTGGTGGAATTGAAGCGGAAGCAGGAATGCTTCAACAACCTTCGTATTTCCCAGTTCCTGAAGTTATTGGTGTTAAATTACTAGGTTCACTTCCAAATGGAACAACTGCAACAGATTTAGCATTAAAGGTTACACAAGTACTTCGTGAGAAAAAGGTTGTTGGGAAATTCGTTGAATTCTTCGGACCTGGACTTTCTGAAATGCCTTTGGCAGATCGTGCAACAGTTTCAAATATGGCACCTGAGTATGGTGCAACATGTGGTTTCTTCCCAGTTGACGACGAAGCCCTTAATTACCTACGTCTTTCAGGTAGATCAGAAGAGCAAATTGCCATTGTAGAAGCATATTGCAAAGCAAACAGCTTATTCTATACTCCTGATAGTGAAGATCCGATCTTTACAGATGTAGTAGAAATTAATTTATCAGATATCGAGCCAAATCTTTCAGGACCAAAACGTCCTCAAGATTTAATTCCACTTTCAGCTATGAAGACAGAGTGGAACAAGGCGTTAAAAGCACCTGCAGGAAGCAGTGGTTTCGGTCTTTCTGATGAAGAGATTGCAAAGCAAGTAACGGTTCAACATCCAAATGGTGAGTCGTCGACATTTGGTACAGGTTCAGTCATGATCGCAGCAATCACAAGCTGTACTAATACATCAAATCCATTCGTTATGCTTGGTGCTGGTTTACTAGCGAAAAAAGCCGTTGAAAAAGGGCTTAAAGTACCAGCTTATGTAAAAACAAGCTTAGCACCTGGATCAAAAGTTGTAACAGGTTACTTAAATGAAGCAGGCTTAACTTCTTACCTTGATCAATTAGGATTCAATACAGTTGGATACGGCTGTACAACTTGTATCGGAAACTCAGGTCCACTTCCTCAAGAAATTGAGAAAGCAATTGCTGAAAATGACTTAACCGTTACTTCAGTACTGAGCGGAAACCGTAACTTTGAAGGAAGAATTCATGCTTTAGTAAAAGCCAACTACTTAGCATCACCACCTCTAGTAGTTGCTTATGCACTTGCTGGTAACGTAAATTTTGATCTTCAAAACGATTCGTTTGGTAAAGACAAAGATGGCAACGATGTTTTCTTTAAAGACATATGGCCAACAACTGAAGAAGTTAAAGCTGCTATGGCGCAAGCTGTTAAGCCTGAGCTATTCAAGAAAGAATACGAGCGTGTTTTTGAAGAAAATCAACGTTGGAACGATCTTAAGACTACTGAAGAAAATCTTTATAGTTTTGATCCAGATTCAACATATATTCAAAATCCGCCATTCTTTGAAAACTTATCTCCTGAGCCAGAAGAAGTTAAAGAACTTACAGGATTAAACGTGATTGCTAAGTTTGGTGATTCAATTACGACGGACCATATTTCTCCTGCAGGTTCAATTGGGAAAGACACACCAGCTGGAAAATACCTAGTGTCTAAAGGAATTGCACCAGCAGACTTTAACTCTTATGGATCACGTCGTGGTAATCACGAAGTTATGATGAGAGGAACATTTGCAAACATCCGTATCAAAAACCAAATTGCCCTTGGTACAGAAGGTGGATATACAACGTACTGGCCTACTGGTGAAATCATGGCTATTTATGATGCGTGCATGAAGTATAAAGAAGAAGGAACAGGCTTAATCGTTCTTGCTGGTAAAGATTACGGAATGGGAAGTTCACGTGACTGGGCAGCAAAAGGAACAAACCTCCTTGGCATTAAAACAGTGATTGCAGAAAGCTTTGAAAGAATTCACCGCAGTAACTTAGTGTTAATGGGAGTGTTACCACTTCAATTTAAAGATGGTGAAAGCCCAGAAACTCTTGGCTTAACAGGGAAAGAAGTATTTAATGTTCAAGTAACAGATGATATCAAACCAAGAGATTTAGTAACAGTAGTTGCTACAAACAAAGAAACTGGCGAAGAAAAGAAATTTGAAGTAGTCGCTCGTTTTGATAGTGAAGTGGAAATTGATTACTATCGTCATGGTGGTATCTTACCAATGGTACTTCGTGCTAAGCTTGCCGAAGAAAAAGCTAACGCTTAATAAGAAAAAAGCCAGTTTCATTAGAAACTGGCTTTTTCTTATTTTTTTAAAACATAAGTTGCCCGATCTGTTTTTATTGTTAAAAATTCATTTGATGCTTCAATGGAATGAAGTTCGTGTAAGGGGAGTTCATAACTATCTAATGGTAATTTCGATGATTTTCCGTCTTTTTGATAAACCGTTCCATGTCCTTGTAGTTGAATTGTGTATGGATCAACATAATCATCTTCGTCCTCTAATTGCTTTACGATTTCAACGCCACTTAGAGCAAGCTTATTTGTATCTAAATCATCTCGTTCCTTTTTTTCAATCGTAATATCTGAGCCTACCCACTGATTTAATTCATTCAGTAAAAATTCAATGGATTTATTTGTCATTTTTGTCATAGGTAATACCTCCTTCACTGATTTCATAACTTAGCCAAGTTTTTATGATCAGGCTTTATGTAACGCATAGACGCTCCTAATTATTATGATTTACCCTTACTTGCTTTAAAATGCATGTAAATAATTTAATCCTGACGTGAAATACTATAGGGGATTGTTAAAAAAGGGGGTAAAAAAGATGGGTAGAACAAAAAATGCAAATGCGAATGCACAAAGAAATAATAACAAGAAAAAAATGGGGAAAAGTAATCACGCTTCAGAGCTATCTACTTTTTCTGAAATAGAAGCTAAAAAAATGAAAAATGACTAGGCGGTGTTTTAGTGACTATTCAAACGCAAATGCAACAAGCCATTGCCTCTGCACAAACTGTTGAGGCAAGCCTTACACAATTCTCATTAGAAACTGAGAACCAACAAATGAAACAATTGTATAGTCAGTTAGCAGAGCAACAACGTGGTATTGTCACGCAACTTGAAGGACGGTATCAACAAATTCTTCATGAAGAACCACAATTTAATCAAAATCCATAAATAATGGTGAGTTTTGAGTTTTGAGATAGTAGAAGGTGTCGCTTTGCTGCTCACTTGACTCTTGAAACTCAAGACTCCTAATTTTTATTAGATTGGA
This window harbors:
- a CDS encoding Rdx family protein, whose amino-acid sequence is MSYTIEVQFCMQUNYAPKAASFAEEMFNHFRSEITKLELIPSSGGAFEVTVNGIKVYSKLETGSFPETEEIFEKMENF
- the selA gene encoding L-seryl-tRNA(Sec) selenium transferase yields the protein MKQFLRELPAIHILKSDEHFLQYCESFNLNDHEMTDLVQVEIDKLRKDLLNGELEETPPNKETLTRLVFERLLKKLEKYEPFYLRRVINGTGTILHTNLGRAKLSDVAIEQVIQTAKNYSNLEFKIEEGKRGSRHDIIEAVIQRMTGAEAAMVVNNNAAAVYLILRALAKDKEVIVSRGQLVEIGGSFRVSSIMEESGAKLVEVGTTNKTHLYDYENSINEETAMILKVHTSNFKTVGFTASVESDELVELSNKHDGIIFYEDLGSGALYDFRQHGIGDEPVVSKVIEMGVDLVSFSGDKLLGGPQAGIIAGKKELIQKLKKHQLARVLRVDKMTLAALEGTLKAYENGTAMKEIPTVRDILASEQEIEARAQAFINHVEQVCTSYTCKLVDEVSQIGGGTMPTEEIATKAVAIVSNAHSVNDIAEKLRLNKPAIVSRTKADHVILDFRTITTEEILMVVEALKKIEASN
- a CDS encoding small acid-soluble spore protein P — translated: MTEKNTYKDQRKNSPKGHNQGQPEPLSGSKKVKKHNHVGQTDGES
- the sspO gene encoding small acid-soluble spore protein O, with product MAKRKANHVRPGMNDASAQGIGTGYNEEFSNEPLTEAQKQNNKKTKKRQ
- the acnA gene encoding aconitate hydratase AcnA, translated to MTKEKNLYNSRSSFQVNGKEYNFYKLQAIEEAGVGSVTKLPYSIKILLESVLRQFDGSVIKEEHVENLAKWGTNEVKDIDVPFKPSRVILQDFTGVPAVVDLASLRKAMADLGGDPNKINPAIPVDLVVDHSVQVDEFGSSDSLSKNMDLEFERNEERYKFLSWAQTSFDNYRAVPPATGIVHQVNLEYLASVVQTVEKDGVLEAFPDSLVGTDSHTTMINGLGILGWGVGGIEAEAGMLQQPSYFPVPEVIGVKLLGSLPNGTTATDLALKVTQVLREKKVVGKFVEFFGPGLSEMPLADRATVSNMAPEYGATCGFFPVDDEALNYLRLSGRSEEQIAIVEAYCKANSLFYTPDSEDPIFTDVVEINLSDIEPNLSGPKRPQDLIPLSAMKTEWNKALKAPAGSSGFGLSDEEIAKQVTVQHPNGESSTFGTGSVMIAAITSCTNTSNPFVMLGAGLLAKKAVEKGLKVPAYVKTSLAPGSKVVTGYLNEAGLTSYLDQLGFNTVGYGCTTCIGNSGPLPQEIEKAIAENDLTVTSVLSGNRNFEGRIHALVKANYLASPPLVVAYALAGNVNFDLQNDSFGKDKDGNDVFFKDIWPTTEEVKAAMAQAVKPELFKKEYERVFEENQRWNDLKTTEENLYSFDPDSTYIQNPPFFENLSPEPEEVKELTGLNVIAKFGDSITTDHISPAGSIGKDTPAGKYLVSKGIAPADFNSYGSRRGNHEVMMRGTFANIRIKNQIALGTEGGYTTYWPTGEIMAIYDACMKYKEEGTGLIVLAGKDYGMGSSRDWAAKGTNLLGIKTVIAESFERIHRSNLVLMGVLPLQFKDGESPETLGLTGKEVFNVQVTDDIKPRDLVTVVATNKETGEEKKFEVVARFDSEVEIDYYRHGGILPMVLRAKLAEEKANA
- a CDS encoding DUF1657 domain-containing protein, with the protein product MTIQTQMQQAIASAQTVEASLTQFSLETENQQMKQLYSQLAEQQRGIVTQLEGRYQQILHEEPQFNQNP